GGGCATTCCTGCTGCAATGGGCTGCCGTCTTTGCATTGATCGCTGTATTGGCTTTGAGTGCTATGCGTTGGTGGCTATTTCTCTCAACATCATTCGCTGTAGGACTTATCCTGATCCAAGTGCGCGACCCGCAGATCGCAACCACAACTGTTGATATTGCTGGGCCATCCTTACGCATTGCACATATGAATGTGTTGCAACCCAATCTGAAGCATGCGGATGCGATCGCGATCGCTGAAGAAAGCAATGCGGATCTGGTCTCATTCCAAGAAGTAAGTCCGGAATGGGCAGTTGCCTTGTCCAATGGATTATGCACCAGTTATCCATATCAACACCTGGAGCCACGCTCGAATTGCTACGGGATCGCGCTGTTCAGCAAGCTGCCATTCAACTCGGTGAATACATTGATCGTAGAGCATTCTCCGTTCATTGAAGCCATTGTACCTGTTGGTGGCGAAGCTGTACGTGTTCTAGCAATTCATGCGACCTCACCGATATCCTACGGTCATTTTCGGGAGCGTAATGCCCAATTGGATGAGGTGGCTCGTATAGTCGCTGCCGTAAGCATGCGCACCGTGGTCATCGGTGATCTCAATACCGTGCATTGGGACCGCGTCTATACACGCTTCTGTGCTAGTTCTGGACTCTTACCTACCACACGAACAGACCAACGGACATGGCCTTCCGTAGGGCCTTTGGCGTTGATACCGATCGACCATTTGCTTGTTTCGAAAGGGCTTTGCTCTGCAGAGGTCAGCTCTTTCGAAATTCCCGGAAGTGATCATAGAGGCTTATTGGCCGATCTGAAATTCACACAGAATGCGCCCTGACATTCAACGGATTTTCCTTTGGATGGCCGTATTCTTCATCGCAATGGCCTTTCTTGAAAGTGCCGTGGTTGTGTATCTCCGGGCCATGTACTATCCGGAAGGGTTTGATTTTCCATTAGTTGCTATGGATGGGCTTCTCGTGAATACAGAGGTCGGGAGGGAGATCGCAACAATGGTCATGCTATTGGCGCCA
The nucleotide sequence above comes from Flavobacteriales bacterium. Encoded proteins:
- a CDS encoding endonuclease/exonuclease/phosphatase family protein; translated protein: MKVFSRTKQTELLVASLVLTLATGLAIAPDAYIPMLARAFLLQWAAVFALIAVLALSAMRWWLFLSTSFAVGLILIQVRDPQIATTTVDIAGPSLRIAHMNVLQPNLKHADAIAIAEESNADLVSFQEVSPEWAVALSNGLCTSYPYQHLEPRSNCYGIALFSKLPFNSVNTLIVEHSPFIEAIVPVGGEAVRVLAIHATSPISYGHFRERNAQLDEVARIVAAVSMRTVVIGDLNTVHWDRVYTRFCASSGLLPTTRTDQRTWPSVGPLALIPIDHLLVSKGLCSAEVSSFEIPGSDHRGLLADLKFTQNAP